In Geitlerinema sp. PCC 9228, the DNA window TTCTTCTGGATTCCAGGGTTTGGTGATGTATTTGAAGACTTGACCGGAGTTAATCGCCTCCACCAAATCTTCCACATCCGTATACCCGGTAAGTAGGATGCGAATCGTGTCGGGAAACCGTTCTACCGTCTTGCTGAGGAACTCCGTACCGTTCATTTCTGGCATGCGTTGGTCGGAGATAATGACTCCCATTTCTCCTTCCTCATCCAGAACCTGCAAAGCCGCAATGGCACTTTCCGCTTTGTACACGCGAAATTCGCGCCGGAAAGTCCGGTACAGCAAGTCTAGGTTATAGGTTTCGTCATCGACGATTAGCAGTTTCAGTTTATTTTTTCGATCGCGACTCATGCCGTCGGCTCTTGATATATACTGATTCTCGTGACCATGGGAGATGGTAGCACCTCGATGGATGGGCAGGAGCCTACCATAGCTAGAGAAACTACCGAAATCGAGTTCGAGGTTTGGGTAGCTAGAGCAGACCTTATGGGATTGGCTATCCGCTGTAGATGCTGTGTTTAACGTTCCCTAACCGGAAAATCCTGTATCAGGAAAACATAATTTCCCCCAAACACCACCCAGGGTTCTGGTAAGCTAGCCTACCAACGCCACCACCGTTGTTTCCCCATCCAAGTTAGCATTTGGCTGCCAATCGCAATTTGGCAGAACGCGATCGCGGATTGCGCGATTTTTCGCTAGCTGTGGGTTCGATGGGTTTTTTGGTCAAAACTTGCCAACTGGGAGATTGGCGCAGGTGATGTTTGACGATACGGTCTTCCAAGCTGTGGAAGCTAATGGCGGCTAGTCTACCTTCCGGTTTTAACAAATTCTCAGCCAAACCGAGAAATCTCTCCAGCGAAGATAGTTCTTCGTTTACCGCAATCCGCAAAGCTTGAAAAACACGGGTCGCTGAGTGAATCCTACCATATCGATACTTGGGTGGCACAGCCGCAGCGATCGCATCTGCGAGGTCGGTCGTGGTTTCAAAAGGACGGGATTGGACAATTTTACGGGCAATTCGTCGGGAATAGCGTTCTTCGCCATAGTGGAAAAATAAATCCGCCAGCTGTTTTTGGTCCCAATGGTTCACCACCTCGGCAGCCGTCAGCTTTTGCGTTGT includes these proteins:
- the rsmH gene encoding 16S rRNA (cytosine(1402)-N(4))-methyltransferase RsmH encodes the protein MLSALTGTTDLFSHIPVLAEEVLSALAVTAGGYYLDATVGAGGHTRLILQAVPDVRVLGVDRDAQAIAQAKENLAEFGDRVEFWRGNFADLPVNPPFDGILLDLGVSSPQLDLPERGFSFRHQAPLDMRMDTTQKLTAAEVVNHWDQKQLADLFFHYGEERYSRRIARKIVQSRPFETTTDLADAIAAAVPPKYRYGRIHSATRVFQALRIAVNEELSSLERFLGLAENLLKPEGRLAAISFHSLEDRIVKHHLRQSPSWQVLTKKPIEPTASEKSRNPRSRSAKLRLAAKC